Proteins encoded in a region of the Phoenix dactylifera cultivar Barhee BC4 chromosome 3, palm_55x_up_171113_PBpolish2nd_filt_p, whole genome shotgun sequence genome:
- the LOC103702127 gene encoding macro domain-containing protein VPA0103-like, with protein MEDAAAAAGGTRDRVSTAAGGGLGGGDCFGLSPSSVLKLQKGDITTWFVDGSTDAIVNAANEQMLGGGGVDGVIHRAAGPELREACSKVPEVRHGVRCPTGEARITPAFRLPVSHVIHTVGPIYDVDKQPEVSLGNAYRNSLRCAKENNIQYIAFPAISCGVYGYPYKEASRIAVSTAKEFSGDFKEVHFVLFSDDLYKVWLESARELLEEFCMQEPLLLDTCKP; from the exons ATGGAAgacgccgccgctgccgccggAGGAACCAGGGATAGGGTTTCGACCGCCGCGGGCGGTGGGCTGGGAGGGGGCGACTGCTTCGGGCTTTCTCCGTCGAGCGTCCTCAAGCTCCAGAAGGGGGATATCACCACGTGGTTCGTCGACGGATCGACCGACGCGATC GTAAATGCAGCTAATGAACAAATGCTTGGAGGCGGTGGTGTTGATGGAG TCATACATAGAGCTGCTGGCCCAGAACTTCGAGAGGCATGTTCAAAAGTTCCAGAGGTCCGGCATGGAGTTCGCTGTCCCACTGGTGAAGCTAGAATAACGCC AGCTTTTCGGCTTCCTGTGTCTCATGTAATACACACTGTTGGCCCCATTTATGATGTTGACAAGCAGCCTGAGGTTTCGTTGGGGAATGCATACAG AAACAGCTTGAGGTGTGCTAAAGAGAACAACATTCAGTATATTGCTTTTCCAGCCATATCATGCGGTGTTTATGG ATATCCTTACAAAGAAGCTTCCAGAATAGCTGTATCTACAGCAAAAGAGTTCTCAGGTGACTTCAAAGAG GtgcattttgttttattttcagATGATCTTTACAAGGTTTGGCTCGAGAGTGCTCGTGAGCTACTTGAGGAGTTTTGCATGCAAGAACCACTTCTCCTTGATACTTGCAAACCTTGA